In Fodinicola acaciae, the following proteins share a genomic window:
- a CDS encoding MFS transporter, translating to MATALQEATTPATGGWIAKWTFASFGWLMPYYAAAQVLLPKQADQVAGNSREAVIGVVTVVASVVTIVVNIAVGAWSDRTLHRRGRRQVWVLGGTLVTGVFLAAQGFQTTVVGMVLVWALVQVGLSMSSAALSAAIPDDVPVNQRAFVSAFWGVSSTVGPLIGIALVSLVLTEVLPGFLGIAILAVLLSLPFAFGTRGVPLTKDQRPPFSLRRTLIGIVEPLRHRDFSWAWSGRFFIQLSNALIQVYLYYLLQDRLHVDPQLWTLILVGLYTVFAVAAAIPAGRWSDRTMRRKRLVVIAAVLQGLAGLVFACFTNLPSAIVAAIFLGLGWGAYSAVDQALITQVLPKAEHRGKDLGIINIANNLPYVFAGAIGGLVLSLLGRDQFGYPTIYVLAVVAAIISALTVQPIKSVQ from the coding sequence ATGGCGACAGCCCTGCAGGAGGCGACCACACCGGCCACCGGTGGCTGGATCGCGAAGTGGACGTTTGCCAGTTTCGGCTGGCTGATGCCCTATTACGCGGCCGCTCAGGTGCTGCTGCCGAAGCAGGCCGACCAGGTCGCCGGCAACAGTCGCGAGGCGGTCATCGGTGTCGTCACGGTGGTCGCCTCTGTCGTGACGATCGTCGTCAACATCGCCGTCGGCGCCTGGTCCGACCGTACGCTGCACCGCCGCGGCCGCCGGCAGGTCTGGGTCCTCGGCGGCACCCTGGTGACCGGTGTTTTCCTTGCCGCGCAGGGTTTTCAGACCACGGTCGTCGGCATGGTGCTGGTGTGGGCCCTGGTCCAGGTCGGCCTGTCGATGTCCAGTGCGGCGCTTTCCGCGGCGATCCCGGACGACGTGCCGGTCAACCAACGCGCGTTCGTGTCGGCTTTCTGGGGAGTTTCCAGCACAGTCGGTCCGCTGATCGGCATCGCGTTGGTCAGCCTGGTGCTCACCGAGGTGCTGCCGGGCTTTCTCGGCATCGCGATCCTGGCCGTACTGCTGTCGTTGCCGTTCGCATTCGGCACTCGCGGCGTGCCACTGACCAAGGACCAGCGGCCGCCGTTTTCGTTGCGGCGTACGCTGATCGGCATCGTCGAGCCGCTGCGGCACCGCGACTTCTCCTGGGCCTGGAGCGGCCGGTTTTTCATCCAGCTCTCCAACGCGCTCATCCAGGTCTATCTCTACTATTTGTTGCAGGACCGGCTGCACGTCGACCCGCAGCTGTGGACGCTGATCCTGGTCGGCCTCTACACGGTTTTCGCGGTGGCTGCGGCGATTCCGGCCGGCCGGTGGTCCGACCGTACGATGCGGCGCAAGCGGCTGGTGGTCATCGCCGCGGTCCTGCAGGGCCTGGCCGGACTGGTGTTCGCCTGCTTCACCAACCTCCCGTCCGCGATCGTCGCGGCGATTTTCCTCGGTCTCGGCTGGGGAGCGTATTCGGCCGTGGACCAGGCGCTGATCACGCAGGTGCTGCCCAAAGCCGAGCATCGCGGCAAGGATCTCGGCATCATCAACATCGCCAACAATCTGCCCTATGTCTTCGCCGGCGCGATCGGCGGCCTCGTCCTGTCACTGCTCGGACGTGACCAGTTCGGCTATCCGACCATCTATGTTCTGGCCGTCGTGGCCGCGATCATTTCCGCGCTGACCGTACAGCCGATCAAGAGCGTGCAGTGA
- a CDS encoding HNH endonuclease signature motif containing protein: protein MTTPSFQLAGDPSLLSGKEEFAAALRLAEQAVRTAKAALLAVVKAADDQTIATKFGHADTAAFLEDFLKFSPTEASRCVQRARAFCGSRALATGEKLAPQLEYAGEAMRRGELADSQLDAIRTIITKLPRRIGIQERRFAEKTLVDAASQLRARELHQLGNRVHGHLDPDGTMPSEEENATPRRELYLRTGTDGRLAFRGSFDAETGSLMQEILSPLAKPRTDDKGKTKDRRSAAERNGDALADALNLIADSEKLPIQGRERPHLTITLSWEMLRDKLGQVRAYENTVISPEAARRLACDCDITPLVLGTQSEALDVGRTERLVTDELRKALIARDRGCAMIGCTRPVRWTRAHHVRHWADGGETSIDNCVLLCEFHHRMIHHGDWQVRIVDGVPEFIPPQYVDFEQKPLRNTYHLFN, encoded by the coding sequence ATGACCACTCCTTCATTTCAGCTGGCGGGTGATCCGTCGTTGCTGTCCGGCAAGGAGGAGTTCGCGGCCGCGTTGCGGTTGGCGGAGCAGGCGGTGCGTACGGCCAAAGCGGCGCTTCTCGCAGTGGTGAAAGCCGCCGATGACCAGACGATCGCGACGAAGTTCGGGCACGCCGACACGGCCGCGTTCCTGGAGGATTTCCTGAAGTTCTCCCCCACCGAGGCCAGCCGGTGCGTGCAGCGCGCACGGGCGTTCTGCGGCAGCCGCGCGTTGGCCACCGGTGAGAAGCTGGCGCCGCAGTTGGAATACGCCGGCGAGGCCATGCGCCGCGGCGAGCTTGCCGATTCGCAGTTGGACGCGATCCGGACGATTATCACCAAGTTGCCGCGTCGGATCGGTATCCAGGAGCGGCGGTTCGCCGAGAAAACGTTGGTCGACGCGGCGTCCCAGTTGCGTGCACGTGAGTTGCACCAGCTCGGCAACCGCGTCCATGGCCACCTCGACCCCGATGGCACCATGCCGTCGGAAGAGGAGAACGCCACGCCGCGCCGCGAGCTGTATTTGCGCACCGGCACCGATGGTCGGCTCGCGTTCCGCGGCAGTTTCGATGCCGAGACGGGCAGCCTGATGCAGGAGATCCTCTCCCCGCTGGCCAAGCCACGGACCGACGACAAAGGCAAAACCAAAGACCGCCGCTCGGCCGCCGAACGCAACGGCGACGCGTTGGCCGACGCGCTGAATTTGATCGCGGACAGTGAGAAGCTGCCGATCCAGGGCCGCGAGCGTCCCCACCTGACGATCACCTTGTCGTGGGAGATGCTCAGGGACAAGCTCGGGCAGGTCCGCGCGTACGAAAACACCGTCATCAGCCCCGAAGCCGCCCGCCGGCTAGCGTGCGACTGCGACATCACTCCACTGGTGCTCGGCACCCAAAGCGAAGCATTGGACGTCGGCCGCACCGAACGGCTGGTCACCGACGAGCTGCGTAAGGCGTTGATCGCGCGTGACCGCGGCTGCGCGATGATCGGCTGCACCCGACCCGTACGCTGGACGCGGGCTCACCACGTGCGGCACTGGGCCGACGGCGGTGAAACCTCCATCGACAATTGCGTGCTGCTGTGCGAGTTCCACCACCGAATGATTCATCATGGTGACTGGCAGGTCCGGATTGTTGACGGCGTTCCGGAGTTTATTCCACCGCAGTACGTGGACTTCGAGCAAAAGCCGCTACGAAATACCTACCACCTGTTCAACTAA
- a CDS encoding bifunctional aldolase/short-chain dehydrogenase, producing MSTHPQVAELLARSHRLGADPRNTNFAGGNASAKGSAVDPVTGQPVDLMWVKGSGGDLGTLTENGLAVLRLDRLRALVDSYPGVAREDEMVAAFDFCLHGKGGAAPSIDTAMHGLVDAAHVDHLHPDAGIALATAADGERLVADCFGDRVLWVPWRRPGFQLGLDIAAIKRDNPQAIGVVLGGHGITAWGEDSARCEAHSLEIIRTATDYLAKHGKADPFGALVHAPLSDDARHARAAELAPVLRGLASTDRRQVGHFTDTEVVLDFVGRQRMPELAALGTSCPDHFLRTKVRPMVLDLPPDAPLERVVERLRELHTAYRDDYRAYYEKYADADSPAMRGADPAIVLVPGVGMFSYGADKQTARVAGEFYVNAINVMRGAEAVSTYAPIDESEKFRIEYWALEEAKLARRPKPKALAGRVALVTGGASGIGRATAVRLAADGACVVVADRDAERAAEVAAELGEQQKALREADVAVAVAADVSDAAAVAEMVAAASLAYGGVDLVVNNAGLSISKRLLDTTDQDWDVQHAVMARGSFLVSRAATAVMVAQGLGGDIVYVSSKNGVFAGPNNVAYGAAKADQAHQVRLLAAELGEFGIRVNGVNPDGVVRGSGIFAGGWGAQRAAVYGVPEEKLGEFYAQRTLLKREVLPETVAAAVAVLAGNELSHTTGLHIPVDAGVAAAFLR from the coding sequence ATGAGTACGCATCCGCAGGTCGCCGAGCTGCTCGCGCGCAGCCACCGGCTCGGCGCCGACCCGCGCAACACCAACTTCGCCGGCGGCAACGCCTCGGCGAAGGGCAGCGCGGTGGACCCGGTGACCGGCCAGCCGGTCGACCTGATGTGGGTGAAGGGCTCCGGTGGCGACCTCGGCACGCTCACCGAGAACGGCCTGGCCGTGCTGCGGCTCGACCGCCTGCGCGCGCTCGTCGACAGCTATCCGGGAGTGGCGCGCGAGGACGAGATGGTCGCCGCCTTCGACTTCTGCCTGCACGGCAAAGGTGGTGCGGCCCCGTCGATCGACACCGCGATGCACGGCCTGGTCGACGCAGCTCACGTAGACCACCTGCACCCTGACGCCGGCATCGCGCTGGCGACCGCGGCCGACGGCGAGCGGCTGGTGGCCGACTGCTTCGGCGACCGCGTGCTGTGGGTGCCGTGGCGGCGGCCGGGATTCCAGCTCGGCCTCGATATCGCGGCGATAAAACGTGACAATCCGCAGGCGATCGGCGTCGTACTCGGCGGCCATGGGATCACCGCATGGGGCGAGGACTCGGCACGCTGTGAGGCGCACTCGCTGGAGATCATCCGTACGGCCACCGACTACCTCGCCAAGCACGGTAAGGCCGATCCGTTCGGCGCACTCGTACACGCGCCGCTGAGCGACGACGCGAGGCACGCGCGCGCGGCCGAGCTCGCGCCGGTGCTGCGCGGCCTGGCCTCGACCGACCGCCGTCAGGTCGGCCACTTCACCGACACCGAGGTCGTCCTCGATTTCGTTGGCCGGCAACGGATGCCGGAGCTGGCCGCACTCGGCACGTCGTGTCCCGACCACTTCCTGCGCACCAAGGTGCGGCCGATGGTGCTGGACCTGCCGCCGGACGCGCCGCTGGAGCGGGTCGTCGAGCGGCTGCGCGAGCTGCACACGGCCTATCGCGACGATTACCGCGCGTACTACGAGAAGTACGCCGACGCCGACTCTCCGGCGATGCGTGGCGCCGATCCGGCGATCGTGCTGGTGCCTGGCGTCGGCATGTTCTCCTACGGCGCCGACAAGCAGACCGCGCGGGTCGCCGGCGAGTTCTATGTCAACGCGATCAACGTGATGCGCGGCGCCGAGGCAGTGTCGACGTACGCGCCGATCGACGAGTCGGAGAAGTTCCGGATCGAGTACTGGGCCCTGGAGGAGGCCAAGCTGGCGCGGCGGCCGAAACCGAAGGCGCTGGCCGGTCGGGTCGCGCTGGTCACCGGCGGTGCCTCCGGCATCGGCCGCGCGACCGCCGTGCGGCTGGCCGCCGACGGCGCGTGCGTCGTGGTCGCCGACCGGGACGCCGAGCGGGCCGCCGAGGTGGCCGCCGAGCTCGGCGAACAACAGAAAGCTTTACGTGAGGCCGATGTCGCGGTGGCGGTGGCCGCCGACGTGTCGGACGCCGCGGCGGTGGCGGAGATGGTCGCCGCCGCGAGCCTCGCGTACGGCGGGGTCGACCTGGTCGTGAACAACGCGGGCCTGTCGATCTCGAAGCGGTTGCTGGACACCACCGACCAGGACTGGGACGTGCAGCACGCGGTGATGGCGCGCGGCTCGTTCCTGGTGTCCCGAGCGGCGACGGCGGTGATGGTCGCGCAGGGGCTCGGCGGCGACATCGTCTACGTCTCCAGCAAGAACGGGGTCTTCGCCGGTCCGAACAACGTCGCGTACGGCGCGGCGAAGGCGGACCAGGCTCACCAGGTGCGGCTGCTGGCCGCCGAGCTGGGTGAGTTTGGCATCAGAGTCAACGGCGTGAACCCGGATGGGGTGGTCCGGGGTTCGGGGATCTTCGCCGGGGGGTGGGGGGCACAGCGAGCCGCGGTCTACGGGGTTCCCGAGGAGAAACTCGGCGAGTTCTACGCGCAGCGCACGCTCCTGAAACGAGAGGTATTGCCGGAGACGGTGGCCGCTGCGGTGGCCGTACTCGCCGGCAACGAACTGTCACACACCACCGGGTTGCACATCCCGGTCGACGCCGGGGTCGCAGCCGCGTTCCTGCGTTAG
- a CDS encoding carbohydrate ABC transporter permease, with protein MAAPVLEKPAVSATVRPPARRRRRGGWLFHAIMTPLTLLWVAPMVFVVLISVRSFDDISRRGLAALPDSFGLGGFVTAVGEGGIGLALLTSAEVTVPAVILSLWLASMAAFALSRYHIPFRRAILLTMLAGNLLPPQILLIPVARISEGLGIYDTLVGLVAIHVGFGLGFYTFVLHGFMRSIPLEITDAAKIDGAGVVQTYWRIILPLCRPSLAALGALATTWIFNDLIWSITVLRTQAKFPVTAALLNLQGGYVSNWNVVAAGAILAAIPTAIVFFAFQRHFVSGLLMGSTK; from the coding sequence ATGGCCGCGCCAGTGCTGGAAAAACCGGCGGTGTCCGCGACCGTACGCCCACCGGCCCGGCGCCGGCGGCGAGGTGGCTGGCTGTTCCACGCGATCATGACGCCGCTGACGCTGCTGTGGGTCGCGCCGATGGTCTTCGTCGTGCTGATTTCGGTGCGGTCGTTCGACGACATCTCGCGGCGTGGCCTGGCCGCACTGCCGGATTCCTTTGGTCTCGGCGGTTTCGTCACCGCGGTGGGGGAGGGCGGCATCGGTCTGGCCTTGCTGACCAGCGCTGAGGTGACCGTGCCGGCTGTCATCCTGAGCCTGTGGCTGGCGTCGATGGCGGCGTTTGCCCTGAGCCGTTATCACATTCCGTTCCGCCGGGCGATCCTGCTGACCATGCTGGCCGGAAACCTGCTGCCGCCGCAGATCCTGCTCATCCCGGTCGCGCGGATCAGCGAAGGCCTCGGCATTTATGACACGCTGGTCGGCTTGGTCGCCATCCACGTCGGCTTCGGCCTCGGCTTCTACACGTTCGTGCTGCACGGCTTCATGCGGTCGATTCCGTTGGAGATCACCGATGCCGCCAAGATCGACGGCGCCGGCGTGGTGCAGACGTACTGGCGGATCATCCTGCCGCTCTGCCGCCCGTCGCTGGCCGCTCTCGGCGCGCTCGCCACCACCTGGATCTTCAACGACCTGATCTGGTCGATCACGGTGCTGCGTACGCAGGCGAAGTTTCCGGTCACCGCCGCCCTGCTCAACCTGCAGGGTGGCTATGTCAGCAACTGGAACGTCGTGGCCGCCGGCGCGATCCTCGCCGCGATCCCGACCGCGATCGTGTTTTTCGCCTTCCAGCGCCATTTCGTCTCCGGCCTCCTGATGGGCTCCACCAAATAG
- a CDS encoding sulfotransferase family protein, with the protein MLKVIGAGFGRTGTLSLKTALETLGFGPCYHMVEVIDNLDRIDDWTAAMAGEPDWDRTFAGYQATVDWPGCTYWRELADRYPRAKVLLSVRDPEKWYDSVANTIYYVSKLAMNPETMPPAMRERLAGLPRDDRRKLVDELIWQRTFGGRFEDRAYAISVFEQHNQAVRDAIPADRLLEYQVGEGWQRLCDFLGAPVPDEDFPRVNDGASFREMVLEGKLPEN; encoded by the coding sequence ATGCTGAAGGTCATCGGAGCCGGGTTCGGACGGACCGGCACGCTGTCGCTGAAAACCGCGTTGGAGACGCTCGGCTTCGGGCCGTGCTATCACATGGTGGAGGTGATCGACAACCTCGACCGGATCGACGACTGGACGGCCGCGATGGCCGGCGAGCCGGACTGGGACCGCACCTTCGCCGGCTATCAGGCCACCGTCGACTGGCCGGGCTGCACGTACTGGCGCGAGCTGGCCGACCGCTATCCGCGGGCCAAGGTGCTGCTTTCGGTGCGAGACCCGGAAAAGTGGTACGACAGCGTCGCCAACACGATCTACTACGTCAGCAAGCTGGCGATGAACCCGGAGACGATGCCACCGGCGATGCGGGAGCGGCTCGCCGGCCTGCCGCGCGACGACCGCCGCAAGTTGGTCGACGAGCTGATCTGGCAGCGCACCTTCGGCGGCCGCTTCGAGGACCGCGCGTACGCGATTTCCGTGTTCGAGCAGCACAATCAGGCCGTACGCGACGCGATCCCGGCCGACCGGCTGCTGGAATACCAGGTCGGGGAGGGATGGCAGCGGCTGTGCGACTTCCTCGGCGCGCCGGTGCCGGACGAGGATTTTCCGCGCGTCAACGACGGCGCCTCCTTCCGGGAGATGGTGCTGGAAGGAAAACTGCCGGAAAACTGA
- a CDS encoding transposase gives MSPGGKQGSATAGTQRHYMGCAGRVANGVNTVYWSYATGGGHALVGAKIWLPAGQLDDADRRVALGIGDDVVFPTKPQLVIDILTDMVADSTMPPWCAGDEVYGRASESRTFLENNGTGYVVRVGCAFGVDAAQGLRIRADELVRRFLPPASWQVCSVNGSKGEREYAWGLSQLMCKSKVIGLLSLFYQKGSLPGNIWVRVLSAILQPQVPVPDSPPRWVVMLRSPR, from the coding sequence ATGAGTCCGGGCGGGAAACAGGGAAGCGCGACGGCCGGCACGCAACGGCACTATATGGGCTGCGCGGGCCGGGTCGCCAATGGCGTCAACACCGTTTATTGGTCGTACGCCACAGGCGGCGGCCATGCCCTGGTGGGCGCCAAGATCTGGCTGCCCGCCGGGCAGCTCGATGACGCAGACCGCCGTGTCGCGCTGGGAATCGGCGATGACGTGGTCTTTCCAACGAAGCCGCAGCTGGTCATCGACATTCTGACTGACATGGTTGCTGATAGCACGATGCCGCCCTGGTGCGCCGGCGACGAGGTCTACGGCAGGGCGAGCGAGTCCCGAACTTTCCTTGAGAACAACGGAACCGGCTACGTCGTGCGGGTCGGGTGCGCCTTCGGTGTCGACGCCGCCCAAGGGCTGAGAATACGCGCCGACGAGTTGGTGAGACGGTTTCTCCCGCCCGCCTCGTGGCAGGTCTGCTCGGTCAACGGTTCCAAAGGCGAACGAGAGTACGCGTGGGGCCTGTCACAACTTATGTGTAAGTCGAAGGTGATTGGCCTACTTTCCCTATTTTATCAGAAAGGTAGTCTTCCCGGGAATATTTGGGTGAGGGTGTTAAGTGCTATTCTCCAGCCCCAGGTGCCGGTTCCGGATTCTCCGCCGCGTTGGGTGGTGATGTTGCGTAGTCCAAGGTAG
- a CDS encoding endonuclease/exonuclease/phosphatase family protein yields the protein MISLLTFNVLQLPLRGSARRASLALQVIRDADADIVVLNEAFNRHSRALISQLTGYSVTAAAGGTGRRGYLSRMVGSGIHVLSRLPILESYAHTYEAYQPLTTDALSDKGVALLSFDVPGGLWLAATHLQADERGHRHGVRLVQLAELRALVSAKAPADQPVLIAGDLNTEPADRRSANAAIDGRIEPSGRLHAATYDGRNPLTGRRYAAYAEVLDYVGYLDETGRRPHPKISTETLVFPPGREASDHYPVLARITV from the coding sequence GTGATTTCGCTTCTGACCTTCAACGTCTTGCAGCTGCCGTTACGCGGCTCGGCACGGCGCGCTTCTCTTGCGTTGCAAGTGATCCGTGACGCCGACGCCGACATCGTGGTGCTCAACGAAGCGTTCAACCGGCATTCTCGCGCGCTCATTTCCCAGCTGACCGGCTATTCCGTGACGGCGGCCGCTGGCGGCACCGGACGGCGTGGCTATCTCAGCCGGATGGTCGGCAGCGGCATTCACGTGCTGAGCCGGTTGCCGATCCTGGAGTCGTACGCGCACACGTACGAGGCGTATCAACCGCTGACCACCGACGCACTCTCCGACAAGGGTGTCGCGCTGCTGTCGTTTGACGTGCCCGGCGGACTTTGGCTCGCCGCAACGCATCTGCAGGCCGACGAGCGCGGCCACCGGCACGGCGTACGGCTGGTGCAGCTGGCCGAGTTGCGCGCGTTGGTGTCGGCGAAAGCGCCGGCCGACCAGCCGGTGCTGATCGCCGGCGACCTCAACACCGAGCCGGCCGACCGCCGCAGCGCCAACGCCGCGATCGACGGCCGGATCGAGCCTTCCGGCAGACTGCACGCCGCCACGTACGACGGCCGCAACCCGCTCACCGGTCGGCGCTATGCCGCGTACGCGGAAGTGCTGGACTATGTCGGCTATCTGGACGAAACCGGTCGCCGGCCACATCCGAAGATCAGCACGGAAACGCTGGTTTTCCCACCAGGCCGCGAAGCCTCCGACCACTACCCCGTCCTCGCCCGCATCACCGTTTAG
- the rhaI gene encoding L-rhamnose isomerase: MTELDPARRQAVVAALRAQRIETPSWAYGNSGTRFKVFAQEGVPRTPYEKIDDAAMVHALTGVAPSVAIHIPWDKVDDYSELARYAIDKGIRIGAINPNVFQEDDYRLGSVCNPDPGIRRKATDHLLECVQIGEATGSTLLSLWFADGTNYAGQDDISARQERLHTALRETYDRMPDGMRMLLEYKFFEPHFYTMDVPDWGTSFAHCVRLGDRAQVLVDTGHHAPGTNIEFLVAVLLGQGKLGGFHFNSRNYADDDLMVGAADPFQLFRIMNEIVGARALSADAGVAFMLDQCHNLEPKIPAMLRSVLNVQEATAKALLVDREALTQAQASGDVLGAHAVLMDAFSTDVRPLLAQLREDMGVDPDPIGAYHRSGYQKRIEAERVGGSAMGWGA; encoded by the coding sequence ATGACCGAGCTCGACCCGGCCCGCCGTCAGGCGGTCGTCGCCGCCCTGCGCGCGCAGCGGATCGAGACACCGTCGTGGGCCTACGGCAACTCTGGCACGCGCTTCAAGGTTTTCGCGCAGGAAGGTGTGCCGCGCACGCCGTACGAGAAGATCGACGACGCGGCCATGGTGCACGCGTTGACCGGCGTGGCACCGAGCGTGGCGATCCACATACCCTGGGACAAAGTGGACGATTACTCGGAACTCGCGCGATATGCCATCGACAAAGGCATAAGGATCGGCGCGATCAATCCGAACGTCTTCCAGGAGGACGACTACCGGCTCGGCAGCGTCTGCAATCCCGACCCCGGCATACGGCGTAAGGCGACCGACCACCTGCTGGAATGTGTGCAGATCGGCGAGGCGACCGGCTCGACGCTGCTGTCCCTGTGGTTTGCCGACGGCACCAACTATGCCGGCCAGGACGACATTTCGGCGCGCCAGGAGCGGCTGCACACCGCGCTGCGCGAGACGTACGACCGGATGCCGGACGGCATGCGCATGCTGCTGGAATACAAGTTCTTCGAGCCGCACTTCTACACGATGGACGTGCCGGACTGGGGAACCTCGTTCGCGCACTGCGTACGCCTCGGCGACCGCGCGCAGGTGCTGGTCGACACCGGCCACCACGCTCCCGGCACCAACATCGAGTTCCTGGTGGCGGTGCTGCTCGGCCAGGGCAAGCTCGGCGGTTTTCATTTCAACAGCCGGAACTACGCCGACGACGACCTGATGGTCGGCGCCGCCGATCCGTTCCAGCTCTTCCGGATCATGAACGAGATCGTCGGTGCACGTGCATTGTCGGCCGACGCCGGCGTCGCGTTCATGCTCGACCAATGTCACAACCTGGAGCCAAAAATCCCGGCGATGTTGCGCTCCGTGCTCAACGTCCAGGAGGCGACGGCGAAAGCATTATTGGTTGACCGGGAAGCGTTGACTCAGGCGCAGGCATCTGGTGATGTGCTTGGAGCGCATGCGGTGTTGATGGACGCGTTCTCCACCGACGTACGTCCGTTGCTGGCGCAGCTGCGTGAGGACATGGGGGTCGATCCGGATCCGATCGGGGCGTACCACCGGTCCGGCTACCAGAAACGCATTGAGGCGGAGCGGGTCGGCGGGTCGGCTATGGGCTGGGGCGCATAG
- a CDS encoding LuxR C-terminal-related transcriptional regulator, protein MTEDAAVLRSFEPLTEDDVVLLRLLADGLPLESVARRLQLSARTVRRRTRAICDHLGVRAPVQAIVWAARRGLL, encoded by the coding sequence ATGACCGAAGATGCGGCGGTGCTGCGGAGCTTCGAGCCGCTGACCGAGGACGACGTGGTGCTGCTGCGGCTGCTCGCCGACGGCCTGCCACTGGAGTCGGTGGCCCGCCGGCTGCAGCTGTCCGCGCGTACGGTCCGCCGGCGGACCCGTGCGATCTGCGACCACCTGGGCGTACGCGCGCCGGTCCAGGCCATCGTGTGGGCCGCGCGGCGGGGGTTGCTCTAG
- a CDS encoding LysE family transporter, which yields MIAAIVAGAVAGWAVAIPIGAIGTLLISLSSRVSLRVGAAAALGVATTDGAYALLATLGGAAVAAAIVPAAPVLRWVAVVILIVIAARTAWTATRHFREKTVPPPGAPLSTPLRAYASFVGLTAVNPTTVLTFAALVIGHSAALASVAEQVAFALAAFVASAAWQLLLAGGGAVAGRFLGTPSGRLASAYVSSVVIVALAAKTVLG from the coding sequence GTGATCGCCGCGATCGTCGCGGGGGCCGTCGCCGGCTGGGCCGTGGCGATCCCGATCGGTGCGATCGGGACGCTGCTGATCAGCCTGTCCTCGCGGGTCTCGCTGCGCGTCGGCGCGGCCGCCGCACTCGGCGTCGCCACCACCGACGGCGCTTATGCCCTGCTGGCAACCCTTGGCGGCGCCGCGGTCGCCGCCGCGATCGTGCCGGCCGCACCCGTGTTGCGGTGGGTCGCGGTCGTCATCCTGATCGTGATCGCGGCGCGTACGGCATGGACCGCCACCCGGCACTTCCGTGAGAAGACCGTGCCGCCGCCGGGAGCGCCACTGAGCACGCCGTTGCGCGCGTACGCGAGCTTCGTCGGCCTGACCGCGGTGAACCCGACGACGGTGTTGACCTTCGCCGCGTTGGTCATCGGACACTCGGCGGCGTTGGCGTCGGTGGCCGAGCAGGTGGCCTTCGCGTTGGCGGCCTTCGTCGCCTCCGCGGCCTGGCAGCTGCTGCTCGCCGGCGGCGGCGCGGTCGCGGGACGGTTTCTCGGCACGCCGAGCGGCCGGCTGGCCAGCGCGTACGTCTCCAGCGTCGTCATCGTCGCGCTCGCGGCCAAAACCGTCCTCGGGTAG
- a CDS encoding CobW family GTP-binding protein, whose amino-acid sequence MPRVTVLSGFSRRATRAATEELLTADRSLVVIRHDLSALAEGRLHRFVCTADEVLESETVDLVHGCVSCSLREDVLPTLVRLARARPDADQLLVLPDIVEPEQIASACVACVIDGRPLLDWVRLGAFVTAIDGGTFVADLTGEDDLADRGRQTAPDDDRAVAGVILRQLEFADVVLVDTADLAVADLLASLVPWVSRRPVSEAASVLRGPHRDLATPTAALRGLEGLPVALGSALHFTARRPFHPGRLDAALPQLIEHTVRGRGHLWLATQPDTVIAYESHGCGVSMGAAGLWLAAAEADWSEASPGRRTAASLGWDEYFGDRCVELVFVDVGGDRAHLRALLTACLLTDDELALGQEAWLEFPDPYADCFV is encoded by the coding sequence ATGCCACGAGTGACGGTGCTGTCCGGGTTCAGCCGTCGCGCCACCCGGGCCGCCACCGAAGAGCTGCTGACGGCTGACCGGTCGCTGGTCGTGATCCGTCACGACCTGTCCGCGCTGGCAGAGGGTCGGTTGCACCGCTTCGTCTGCACCGCCGACGAGGTGCTGGAGTCCGAGACGGTCGACCTCGTGCACGGCTGCGTGTCGTGCTCGCTGCGTGAGGACGTACTGCCGACGCTCGTACGGCTGGCGCGCGCCCGGCCGGACGCCGACCAGCTGCTGGTGTTGCCGGACATCGTCGAGCCGGAGCAGATCGCCTCCGCCTGCGTCGCCTGCGTGATCGACGGACGGCCTCTGCTCGACTGGGTGCGGCTCGGCGCGTTCGTCACCGCCATCGACGGCGGGACGTTCGTCGCGGACCTGACCGGCGAGGACGACCTGGCCGACCGCGGCCGGCAGACCGCGCCGGACGACGACCGCGCGGTCGCCGGCGTCATCCTGCGGCAGCTGGAGTTTGCCGACGTCGTACTGGTCGACACCGCTGACCTGGCCGTGGCCGACCTGCTCGCGTCGCTGGTGCCGTGGGTCTCGCGGCGGCCGGTCAGCGAGGCGGCGTCGGTGTTGCGCGGTCCGCATCGCGACCTGGCCACGCCGACCGCCGCGCTGCGAGGTCTCGAAGGGCTGCCCGTCGCGCTCGGCAGCGCGCTGCATTTCACCGCGCGGCGGCCTTTCCATCCCGGCCGGCTGGACGCCGCGTTGCCGCAGTTGATCGAGCACACCGTACGCGGCCGCGGCCATCTGTGGCTGGCCACCCAACCGGACACGGTCATCGCGTACGAGTCGCACGGCTGCGGCGTCAGCATGGGGGCCGCCGGCCTGTGGCTGGCCGCCGCCGAGGCCGACTGGTCGGAGGCGTCGCCGGGCCGTCGTACGGCGGCGTCGCTCGGCTGGGACGAGTACTTCGGCGACCGCTGTGTCGAGCTGGTCTTCGTCGACGTGGGCGGCGACCGTGCGCACCTGCGTGCCTTGCTGACCGCCTGCTTGTTGACCGACGACGAGCTGGCGCTCGGCCAGGAGGCGTGGCTGGAGTTCCCCGACCCGTACGCCGACTGCTTCGTCTGA